In the genome of Paenibacillus sp. FSL R5-0766, one region contains:
- a CDS encoding PIN domain-containing protein, which translates to MRQEFSGYYSPTEREFEELWTECTFVFDANMLINLYRFPKDSREAMFKIMENVKERIWIPHQVALEYHKHLHEEIYNQKKAYTKFKEQCNESVSKLIDELAGLRHSNLESEGIEGILNQCLIDIEEELSKQHESQPDLLEIQNKVTHLIGNNVGVPFTPDRLKELYEIGSVRYQAKIPPGYKDLKEKEGETTLHNGVTYKDEYGDLVYWQQILDKARDEDSIKSVILVTDDSKEDWVYKVKGEKKGPHPELVHEFKKECKGKQFYLYNSERFLEYAKKRLKLDDSYLDNDKVTGAIKGIKELKKHDDEVKLSNQRNNAKSIDVKILDNSVLEAIHINEDFPEIDPKFKLSFMVSLEDGIDDEEYSNFRNSLKRFMKIIYGNDIKIYYKFNMDLGGTHYYSLDLEGTKKFPDSMIQVLNDLAQSAFPFKDASIVITE; encoded by the coding sequence ATGCGACAGGAATTTTCCGGATATTACTCACCGACAGAGAGAGAGTTTGAAGAATTATGGACTGAGTGTACGTTTGTTTTTGATGCCAACATGCTTATTAATCTATATAGATTTCCAAAAGATTCAAGAGAAGCGATGTTCAAAATAATGGAAAATGTCAAAGAAAGAATTTGGATACCACACCAAGTTGCTCTTGAGTATCATAAACATTTGCACGAAGAGATTTATAATCAAAAGAAAGCATACACTAAGTTCAAAGAACAATGTAACGAATCTGTTAGTAAACTAATTGATGAATTGGCAGGTTTAAGGCATTCAAATCTAGAGTCTGAAGGCATTGAAGGAATACTGAACCAATGTCTAATAGATATAGAGGAGGAACTGTCAAAACAGCATGAGTCTCAACCAGACCTGTTAGAAATTCAAAATAAAGTAACTCATTTAATTGGAAATAATGTAGGAGTTCCGTTTACTCCTGATAGATTAAAAGAGCTTTATGAAATTGGAAGCGTTCGATATCAAGCGAAAATTCCTCCTGGATATAAGGATTTGAAAGAAAAGGAAGGTGAGACAACTCTTCATAACGGCGTCACTTACAAAGATGAGTATGGAGATCTTGTTTATTGGCAACAAATTCTGGACAAAGCACGTGATGAAGACTCCATAAAATCAGTTATACTGGTAACCGATGACAGCAAAGAGGACTGGGTTTATAAGGTTAAGGGAGAAAAAAAGGGCCCGCATCCTGAACTAGTCCATGAATTTAAAAAGGAATGTAAAGGCAAACAATTCTATCTTTATAACTCTGAAAGATTTTTAGAGTATGCAAAGAAAAGGTTGAAGTTGGACGATTCATATTTAGATAATGATAAAGTTACCGGGGCCATAAAAGGCATTAAAGAATTAAAGAAACACGATGATGAAGTTAAACTTTCAAACCAAAGAAATAATGCTAAATCCATAGACGTAAAAATATTAGATAATTCGGTGTTAGAGGCAATCCATATTAATGAGGATTTTCCAGAAATCGATCCTAAATTTAAACTGAGTTTTATGGTGAGTCTAGAAGATGGCATAGATGATGAAGAATATTCCAATTTCAGGAATTCTCTGAAGAGATTTATGAAAATTATTTATGGCAATGATATTAAGATTTATTATAAGTTCAATATGGATTTGGGAGGAACACACTACTACAGCCTGGATCTTGAAGGTACAAAGAAGTTTCCAGATTCAATGATTCAAGTGCTGAATGATTTAGCCCAATCTGCATTTCCTTTTAAAGACGCGAGTATTGTAATTACCGAGTGA
- a CDS encoding MFS transporter: MRGPFAGTLADRLNRKWLMIVADGARIIIVGALIFADQIWHVYILLVLKSLFDVIFSPAKNGKLKEIVPREQLAQAVSISSIIEQMSKIIGPALGGLLVAAFGITWCFVIDSASFLISGIILLWIPGTRVIQSAIHNVTEVEEETAGGVRNRSKGSFWKETQEGIRMLASLPHVGTSLILLASAILFLQFADSQTVVLFRQLPGISSDLLGWCVAASAVGTLIAAMSVRKWKHAGHVLKMGLGTILMGLVIGGAGVIVGIWPHAGLGANLLLVSLFALAGVGIGFAIVPFQILLQEQTPEAMTGRVFGTVGSVMTASNIMGPVVGGFMVTSFGVVPAFVCSGILLTLLGLIYLMKRNGEKADLNGSIAAKTMIAGD; this comes from the coding sequence TTGAGAGGGCCATTCGCAGGCACACTTGCAGATCGCCTGAACCGAAAATGGCTGATGATTGTAGCCGATGGTGCACGGATCATCATCGTGGGTGCGTTAATTTTTGCTGACCAGATCTGGCATGTCTACATACTGCTTGTCCTCAAATCCCTGTTTGATGTAATCTTCTCTCCGGCCAAAAACGGAAAGCTGAAGGAAATCGTACCTCGCGAACAACTTGCGCAAGCTGTATCCATCAGCTCGATCATTGAACAGATGTCCAAAATTATTGGTCCGGCGCTTGGCGGACTTTTGGTAGCCGCCTTTGGAATTACCTGGTGTTTTGTTATCGATTCAGCGTCCTTTCTGATCTCCGGCATCATTTTATTGTGGATTCCTGGAACTCGGGTGATCCAATCTGCAATTCATAACGTAACAGAAGTAGAGGAAGAGACAGCTGGGGGTGTTCGCAACCGCTCAAAAGGCTCTTTTTGGAAAGAAACACAGGAGGGCATTCGCATGCTCGCATCTCTCCCTCATGTAGGAACGTCTCTGATTTTGCTTGCTTCAGCCATACTTTTTCTGCAATTTGCCGATTCACAGACTGTAGTGTTATTCAGACAACTTCCCGGAATTTCAAGTGATCTGCTGGGGTGGTGCGTGGCGGCCAGTGCTGTAGGTACATTAATTGCAGCGATGAGTGTACGGAAGTGGAAGCATGCAGGGCATGTTTTGAAAATGGGTCTGGGTACCATACTCATGGGTCTGGTTATCGGCGGAGCCGGAGTTATTGTTGGAATTTGGCCGCACGCCGGGCTAGGTGCCAATCTGTTGTTAGTATCCCTCTTTGCCCTGGCAGGTGTCGGAATTGGGTTTGCAATTGTCCCCTTTCAGATCCTGTTACAGGAACAAACACCTGAGGCGATGACAGGCAGGGTATTTGGAACGGTAGGCAGCGTGATGACAGCCAGTAATATTATGGGCCCGGTGGTAGGCGGATTTATGGTCACCTCATTTGGTGTAGTGCCGGCTTTTGTCTGTTCAGGCATTTTGCTGACCCTGCTTGGTTTGATTTATTTGATGAAACGCAATGGGGAAAAAGCCGATCTGAATGGTTCCATTGCAGCCAAAACAATGATTGCAGGCGACTAA